One Malania oleifera isolate guangnan ecotype guangnan chromosome 9, ASM2987363v1, whole genome shotgun sequence DNA segment encodes these proteins:
- the LOC131164929 gene encoding protein indeterminate-domain 7 isoform X2, translated as MMKGFMYQAPPPVAEENMSNLTSASGEASVSSSSNRTEQYFTTPLPNNNQTQPSVKKKRNLPGNPDPDAEVIALSPKTLMATNRFVCEICNKGFQRDQNLQLHRRGHNLPWKLKQRTSKEVRKKVYVCPEASCVHHDPSRALGDLTGIKKHFCRKHGEKKWKCEKCSKRYAVQSDWKAHSKTCGTREYRCDCGTLFSRRDSFITHRAFCDALAEESARAINNTTATTAANPLLLTSHSHPHLQQPPTSPSLSHLNLPPQQFTAAATAHDLHHAAVLSLKKEPHSFRPEIPPWLAPPPILCGGGGNGNGLSSSSSSSIFSPRLDQLDPNPNPNPNHPFHPPPPPSAHMSATALLQKAAQMGATMSSKACAPSSPAGMVGPHQLAHVSSVTTGFGLNLSSRDHSLAPFANKAVSASAGGTNGSTVNDGPNCNTTASLNTTSSAATAASHLLLQDMVMSSLSSSSGFDGSSFEDALNFGGGGGGSGGGGGGGGGNDGLTRDFLGLRAFSHSDILNMAALGNCMNSNTARDQHQNPTTQKPWQEI; from the exons ATGATGAAAGGCTTCATGTATCAAGCACCACCACCAGTGGCCGAAGAGAACATGTCCAATTTAACTTCTGCTTCCGGCGAGGCCAGTGTCAGCTCCTCCAGCAACAGAACCGAACAGTACTTCACCACTCCACTACCAAATAACAATCAAACACAGCCGTCCGTGAAGAAAAAGAGAAACCTCCCAGGAAACCCAG ACCCAGATGCCGAAGTGATAGCTTTGTCGCCGAAGACGCTGATGGCGACGAACAGATTTGTGTGCGAGATTTGCAACAAGGGGTTTCAGAGGGACCAGAACCTGCAACTGCACAGGAGAGGGCACAATCTGCCCTGGAAGCTGAAGCAAAGAACGAGCAAGGAGGTGAGGAAGAAGGTGTATGTGTGTCCGGAGGCGAGCTGCGTGCACCATGACCCGTCCAGGGCGCTGGGGGACCTCACAGGAATCAAGAAGCACTTTTGCAGAAAGCATGGTGAGAAGAAATGGAAATGCGAAAAGTGCTCTAAGCGGTATGCGGTTCAATCTGATTGGAAAGCTCATTCCAAAACTTGTGGCACCAGAGAGTACAGATGTGATTGTGGAACCCTTTTCTCTAG GAGGGACAGCTTCATCACTCACAGAGCCTTCTGTGATGCTTTAGCTGAGGAAAGTGCAAGGGCAATTAACAACACCACCGCCACAACCGCCGCCAACCCACTGCTCCTCACCTCACACTCTCACCCTCACTTGCAGCAACCACCCACTTCACCCTCACTCTCTCACCTCAATCTCCCTCCCCAGCAATTCACCGCCGCTGCCACCGCCCACGACCTCCACCATGCAGCGGTCCTCTCCCTCAAAAAAGAGCCCCACAGCTTCCGACCCGAGATCCCCCCATGGCTCGCCCCGCCCCCGATCCTCTGCGGAGGTGGCGGCAATGGCAACGGCCtctcctcctcttcctcctcctctaTCTTCTCCCCCAGACTAGACCAATTggacccaaacccaaaccctaaccctaaccatCCGTTCCACCCACCACCACCGCCGTCCGCTCACATGTCAGCCACTGCACTGCTGCAGAAAGCAGCTCAGATGGGTGCAACCATGAGCAGCAAAGCCTGCGCTCCTTCTTCACCGGCTGGGATGGTTGGGCCCCACCAGCTGGCTCACGTGTCTTCTGTTACAACTGGGTTCGGCCTGAACTTGTCCTCACGTGATCATAGTTTGGCTCCATTCGCGAATAAAGCTGTTTCTGCTTCAGCTGGCGGTACTAATGGTAGCACTGTCAATGATGGACCTAATTGTAATACCACTGCAAGTCTTAATACCACTTCAAGTGCTGCAACTGCTGcttctcatcttcttcttcaagaCATGGTGATGAGCTCGTTGTCTTCCTCATCTGGGTTTGACGGGTCTTCATTCGAGGATGCTTTGAACTTTGGCGGTGGTGGAGGCGGAAGTGGCGGCGGCGGTGGCGGTGGTGGGGGGAATGATGGGTTGACGAGAGATTTCTTGGGGCTGAGAGCTTTCTCCCATAGCGACATTCTCAACATGGCTGCTCTTGGTAATTGCATGAACAGTAACACTGCTCGTGATCAACACCAGAACCCCACTACCCAAAAGCCGTGGCAAG AGATTTGA
- the LOC131164929 gene encoding protein indeterminate-domain 7 isoform X1, translated as MMKGFMYQAPPPVAEENMSNLTSASGEASVSSSSNRTEQYFTTPLPNNNQTQPSVKKKRNLPGNPDPDAEVIALSPKTLMATNRFVCEICNKGFQRDQNLQLHRRGHNLPWKLKQRTSKEVRKKVYVCPEASCVHHDPSRALGDLTGIKKHFCRKHGEKKWKCEKCSKRYAVQSDWKAHSKTCGTREYRCDCGTLFSRRDSFITHRAFCDALAEESARAINNTTATTAANPLLLTSHSHPHLQQPPTSPSLSHLNLPPQQFTAAATAHDLHHAAVLSLKKEPHSFRPEIPPWLAPPPILCGGGGNGNGLSSSSSSSIFSPRLDQLDPNPNPNPNHPFHPPPPPSAHMSATALLQKAAQMGATMSSKACAPSSPAGMVGPHQLAHVSSVTTGFGLNLSSRDHSLAPFANKAVSASAGGTNGSTVNDGPNCNTTASLNTTSSAATAASHLLLQDMVMSSLSSSSGFDGSSFEDALNFGGGGGGSGGGGGGGGGNDGLTRDFLGLRAFSHSDILNMAALGNCMNSNTARDQHQNPTTQKPWQDDDDDVGIWTEKPVDLSWLKAAP; from the exons ATGATGAAAGGCTTCATGTATCAAGCACCACCACCAGTGGCCGAAGAGAACATGTCCAATTTAACTTCTGCTTCCGGCGAGGCCAGTGTCAGCTCCTCCAGCAACAGAACCGAACAGTACTTCACCACTCCACTACCAAATAACAATCAAACACAGCCGTCCGTGAAGAAAAAGAGAAACCTCCCAGGAAACCCAG ACCCAGATGCCGAAGTGATAGCTTTGTCGCCGAAGACGCTGATGGCGACGAACAGATTTGTGTGCGAGATTTGCAACAAGGGGTTTCAGAGGGACCAGAACCTGCAACTGCACAGGAGAGGGCACAATCTGCCCTGGAAGCTGAAGCAAAGAACGAGCAAGGAGGTGAGGAAGAAGGTGTATGTGTGTCCGGAGGCGAGCTGCGTGCACCATGACCCGTCCAGGGCGCTGGGGGACCTCACAGGAATCAAGAAGCACTTTTGCAGAAAGCATGGTGAGAAGAAATGGAAATGCGAAAAGTGCTCTAAGCGGTATGCGGTTCAATCTGATTGGAAAGCTCATTCCAAAACTTGTGGCACCAGAGAGTACAGATGTGATTGTGGAACCCTTTTCTCTAG GAGGGACAGCTTCATCACTCACAGAGCCTTCTGTGATGCTTTAGCTGAGGAAAGTGCAAGGGCAATTAACAACACCACCGCCACAACCGCCGCCAACCCACTGCTCCTCACCTCACACTCTCACCCTCACTTGCAGCAACCACCCACTTCACCCTCACTCTCTCACCTCAATCTCCCTCCCCAGCAATTCACCGCCGCTGCCACCGCCCACGACCTCCACCATGCAGCGGTCCTCTCCCTCAAAAAAGAGCCCCACAGCTTCCGACCCGAGATCCCCCCATGGCTCGCCCCGCCCCCGATCCTCTGCGGAGGTGGCGGCAATGGCAACGGCCtctcctcctcttcctcctcctctaTCTTCTCCCCCAGACTAGACCAATTggacccaaacccaaaccctaaccctaaccatCCGTTCCACCCACCACCACCGCCGTCCGCTCACATGTCAGCCACTGCACTGCTGCAGAAAGCAGCTCAGATGGGTGCAACCATGAGCAGCAAAGCCTGCGCTCCTTCTTCACCGGCTGGGATGGTTGGGCCCCACCAGCTGGCTCACGTGTCTTCTGTTACAACTGGGTTCGGCCTGAACTTGTCCTCACGTGATCATAGTTTGGCTCCATTCGCGAATAAAGCTGTTTCTGCTTCAGCTGGCGGTACTAATGGTAGCACTGTCAATGATGGACCTAATTGTAATACCACTGCAAGTCTTAATACCACTTCAAGTGCTGCAACTGCTGcttctcatcttcttcttcaagaCATGGTGATGAGCTCGTTGTCTTCCTCATCTGGGTTTGACGGGTCTTCATTCGAGGATGCTTTGAACTTTGGCGGTGGTGGAGGCGGAAGTGGCGGCGGCGGTGGCGGTGGTGGGGGGAATGATGGGTTGACGAGAGATTTCTTGGGGCTGAGAGCTTTCTCCCATAGCGACATTCTCAACATGGCTGCTCTTGGTAATTGCATGAACAGTAACACTGCTCGTGATCAACACCAGAACCCCACTACCCAAAAGCCGTGGCAAG